The following coding sequences lie in one Apium graveolens cultivar Ventura chromosome 3, ASM990537v1, whole genome shotgun sequence genomic window:
- the LOC141715090 gene encoding G2/mitotic-specific cyclin-2-like: MHVPQPAKEGKKAICGNNVDQIPLFHRRITRTFDAQIAAKQHEISAEEIKQPVIKTDCSVIDLNVYKARDSFPEPMLARHDLKDGVMDVIDADDMDIDGDDKKDPIDVVEYMDDLYKYYRNVENSFCVPPNYMASQLHINEKFKGILIDWLIDVHCKFDLRPETLYLTVNLIDRFLAMHPVVGKTLQLVGVTALLLASIYEEPLAPFVKDLILISDNAYTRNEVQMLEKLMINKFHYDFSVPTVYLFAKRFLKAAQSDSKMEFLAFYIIELCLVEYEMVKFPPSMLAAAAVFTAQCTVGKAAQWSNMRERQTQYKAEDVVKCSRLMVEFHQNAAKGKLIVVYRKYNTANYGYATNTEPAHFLLDC, from the exons ATGCACGttccacaacccgccaaggaagg AAAGAAGGCAATTTGTGGTAACAATGTGGATCAGATTCCACTGTTTCATCGACGAATAACTAG GACGTTTGATGCACAAATAGCCGCCAAGCAGCATGAAATTTCAGCTGAG GAAATTAAGCAACCAGTAATCAAAACAGATTGTTCTGTAATTGATCTGAATGTATACAAGGCCAGAGACAGTTTTCCCGAGCCTATGCTTGCACGACATGACCTAAAG GACGGCGTAATGGATGTGATAGATGCGGATGATATGGACATAGATGGGGATGACAAGAAAGATCCAATTGATGTTGTCGAGTACATGGATGATCTTTACAAATACTACAGAAATGTAGAG AATTCTTTTTGTGTGCCACCAAACTACATGGCAAGTCAACTCCATATCAATGAGAAATTCAAAGGGATTCTCATTGACTGGTTGATTGAC GTCCATTGCAAATTTGATTTGAGGCCTGAGACCTTGTATTTGACTGTCAATCTGATCGATAGGTTCTTAGCTATGCACCCCGTGGTAGGGAAAACACTTCAGCTTGTTGGAGTCACGGCCTTGCTTCTTGCAAGCATATATGAAGAACCCTTGGCACCGTTTGTCAAAGATCTCATCCTGATATCTGACAATGCATACACCAGGAATGAGGTTCAAATG CTGGAAAAATTGATGATCAACAAGTTTCACTACGACTTCTCGGTTCCAACTGTGTACTTGTTTGCCAAGAGGTTTCTTAAAGCTGCTCAATCCGACAGTAAG ATGGAGTTTCTTGCGTTTTACATAATCGAGCTCTGCTTGGTAGAGTATGAGATGGTCAAGTTTCCACCGTCGATGTTAGCAGCAGCTGCTGTTTTCACTGCTCAGTGTACTGTTGGGAAGGCAGCTCAATGGAGCAACATGAGGGAAAGACAAACTCAGTACAAGGCTGAGGATGTAGT GAAATGCTCCAGGCTGATGGTTGAGTTTCATCAGAACGCAGCCAAGGGGAAACTAATTGTTGTTTACCGGAAGTACAACACAGCTAACTATGGATATGCTACAAATACAGAACCTGCCCATTTTCTGCTGGACTGCTGA
- the LOC141715091 gene encoding uncharacterized protein LOC141715091 encodes MKSIGEISPPTLEYLRKISAEKWTLCYDTNGYRYGQTTTNIMEGFNGNIRQARFLPVTAMMEYLFYKTVRILDKHQNIIEDNMQRGEDLCSRSSAMLSKIETKASAHMVTTYSRKQAMFSVRTHQYMFKGGVKGGNTLVVKLKERICTCGKWATHHIPCSHAVAGCMKNNIQWKHLTEPSHYNGEQQKFYMPLIYPL; translated from the coding sequence ATGAAGAGTATTGGTGAGATATCCCCTCCGACATTGGAATATCTTCGGAAAATATCGGCCGAAAAATGGACACTGTGTTACGACACAAATGGTTATCGTTACGGACAAACTACCACAAACATCATGGAAGGCTTCAATGGAAACATACGACAGGCTCGTTTCCTTCCTGTTACTGCAATGATGGAGTATCTATTTTACAAGACTGTAAGAATTTTGGACAAACATCAAAATATTATTGAGGACAACATGCAAAGGGGGGAAGATTTGTGTTCACGTTCATCAGCTATGCTTTCTAAGATAGAAACCAAGGCTTCCGCCCACATGGTCACAACTTATAGTCGTAAGCAAGCGATGTTCAGTGTACGTACGCATCAGTACATGTTCAAAGGTGGGGTAAAGGGAGGCAATACACTAGTTGTTAAGCTGAAAGAGCGTATTTGCACGTGCGGGAAATGGGCAACACATCATATACCGTGCTCTCATGCAGTTGCAGGATGTATGAAAAATAACATTCAGTGGAAGCATCTCACTGAACCTTCTCACTACAACGGAGAACAACAAAAGTTTTATATGCCATTAATATATCCACTATAA